The Coffea arabica cultivar ET-39 chromosome 9c, Coffea Arabica ET-39 HiFi, whole genome shotgun sequence nucleotide sequence CTTGAATGGTAAGGTAGGAGAGATTATAAGACCTCTCActtacaaataaataaatatagatAAAGTTTTCGTTACTTCCAATTCTATAAGATTGACATCCAATTCTATAAGATTGACATTTAGCAGAGCATATGTGAGGGAATCATATTTATAGGACCTTACTAGATATGACAAGAAACTCTCACTAAAAGTCATAGAAGAGAATAATCTCTCATTAAAAAACATTGAGAGAGAATATATTCAAACAAGGGAAATTAAAAAttagagagaaagagagagagagctccctCCCATAGAAAAATGACTAGATTCGGTCTTTCTCATTAAAAAGATGAAAGAGATTTTAAAGGTCTCTCTCACATGGAAGTAGAGATGATAGAGATTTTAATTTGAAGAGTTCTAAAGAGATGGCAGAGAAAAGAGTGCTAGAGAGAAGGAGAAATTTTCCATGGAACATGTGCATGTAGTTGAACAATAGAATTTGTCCAATACAATATTACACTATTTTgttggatggtttgattcacAACTGAGAGTTGATTTCTGGGATGTAAAAGTTTTGGGTTTTAAATTTGTAGGacgaatttgcttcattttaagtatgagggacaaaaaaaaatttttttttatgaaatgtgagagatAAAACATATCATTTTTCTAAGAAACTACACATAATTATGTACAACTTACAAGCACTCCTAATTAGGGTGTTAAACAAACCAAATTTTTAACGAATAGTTTGGGCTCGATTCAAGTTTGATTTTCAACAAACTCGAGTTGGAATTCGACTGGGAATTTGGGAATTAGAATTCATTTATAGTATCGAATCAAGTTTGAACTTACAGATATTCAACTCGTTAAGGCTCAATtcaattcaaataatttttaatattttttatttaaaatatttgttaatattttatataaaattatatatttattattttattatatagatattatatatgtattaatgataatttaatattaaaaattgaagaactaaATAAATTTTCGAGTTCAAATCCTTCGAATATTAAATCTAATCGAGCTTAAACTGTGGAAAGTTCAATTCGATTAATTTATAGCCCTCCTCTTAATATTACAGTCTCAAGCTGGTAGAAAAATAGAATAGTTCTGTTGAATTGGTTTTTTAAACACTAAACTATAATCAACTGGGCTCTGGGAGGTAGTTTTCTCTGAAGCTTCTTTGCACTTGGTAAAGCAGCTTCATTGTTCGTTGGAATTGGACAAATCCCTTCCCTCCATGATGTTCGAGTATAATGAGGAGTACGGCGGTCAATGATGATCTTCTCAAGTGAGGTATCTGTCTCAAGCAAATAGTTGGCAAGTTAAAACATCAGTCTTGATCCCAGCCCATCCAACGAATTCGATCACGTTGAGACACTATCTCCTTGTTTGCTCTTCCCACCCCTCCTCATACGCATCTAACGTTTCTCAGTATCCAAATGGAGTTGCAAGAATAAATGTCTTGTTGCCCACTCAATATCATACTTCAATTTCAACTTAATTAGTCCAGGAGATGCACCTATGATGGAGCTTAAGGAGAGAAGACTTTCGTCGGCAACTGCTACAAATTTCAATTCCAagtgcttaaggttgctgaatTCCGGAAAATTAGATGGAAACCTACGCATCTTGCTGAACCCTGCACTCGAAATGTTAAAAGCAGAAGTTAATGGTTAAAAGCAAACCAGCACCAGCGAACAATTTAGGAAACAAAGACAAACAAGTAGCACATAAATAAAAATGCAGAAACTGTGTTAATCGATATTACCGTGAACCTCAGATCCAATTCCAGTTTCTCCGGCCGAGAGAGATACAAAGTACATGGAGATTTGGTGATGAACACCTCACAGTATTGATTACTAAAGGAAACTAAAGCGAGTTCTGGAACTTCTATAAAGCATATATTTATCCTTGGTCTCGCGTATTTGAAAGATACAAGACTTGCAGCTGAAACCTCAACATTCTGCAACTTCTGGCAATATCCAAATATTCTGGCAAATATTTTGTGGCAGGTGTGGAAAGATAGGAACAAAAAGGAATTTGAGAGCTTAACTAGATCCACACCATTGAGAACAGTAGAAAGAGCACATAAAGAATGGCTGGAGCAAGTGGAAGTGGAGAAATCAAAAGGTAGAAAGAGTACAGAAGAAACAGTCCACATGCATGAACAACACAACCAGGGCAATGAAGCTGAAGGAACAATAGTCATGGACTTGGCAACAGCTACAATGAAAGGACAGAACAGCCTGGGCATTGGAGTCACAGTTAGGACAAATTCAAGCACGAAAATAGCAGAATGGAAGTTGAAAGAAAGAAGCCTGGGGAACAAAGTACTAGATGCTGCGCAAGCAGTAAAACTACTTTTATGCAAAGCTGTGCAATATCAGTGGAGTAGAATCAGGCTCAACTTAGATAACAAGGAGCTGTTGAAACAAATAGTACATGCACAACCCCTGGATAGCAGAACGGCTACATTGCTGGAGGATATTGCTAACATGCAGAGACTGTTTTGCATGTGCTCCTTTTGTTTGAGTAGGGAAGAAAATATGATAGACAGCAGAAAACTTAGTGCTGATGCCTTAGGCATTATTGTGGATGAGGAAAGGAATTTTCCTTAGTGTCTTTGAACACTTTTTGTACAGTTCTCTCGAGCCGTTGCTCGCACATGTAGCTTTCTTTACTATAATGAAAATCTCTTATCCTTTCGAAAAAAGAAAGGCAATATCCAATCTCTAAGTGCTTCAACTTAAGTGACTGACCAGAAACTCTGAAGTTTTGCATAGAGGAAGAAATTTCCACCATTAGTTGCTCGAGGAAGAGACACGTTGTTAAGATGTATGCAAGATCTTATTTGTTTTGGTTCatgtaatttatattttacattGCTAATTATATTGCTTGCGAATGCAAAACTTTAATGTAAAAATATAGGCCAAATTACACTTTTCCCCCATGGTATAGCTAATTTTTGCATAGCCTTACTctagttttaaaaactatagaTAACCCCTTCATAATttagattaaagtgtcaaaatgacgGAAATGATCATCCATAATAGAACCtatgaaaatattgaaattacccttgtttaaaaactaaaatgacttaagtgatcaaaatatataaacataatatgcatGATGCTCTAACCCCGTATAATTTTGTATTTACCATATAACTTtcttatggtttaatactttaccatatagcACCCTCACGATTTTCaatatatacacataacccacctatggttaataaataatttttaactttacataggggtatttttgaaattttagttAATTCCGTTATGGATTGCAAATTTCGTCACTTTAACACTTTGATCCAAATCATGAGGGCgttatatataacttttgaaattataggaGGAGTTATATAATAAGACACTAAACTATAGGAGGGTAAAGTGTAACTCGCCCAAAAATATATACGCTACAATGAATCAAATattacaattgaaaattttgagtaCCAATCCCCAATTAttctaaaagtaaaaaatgactaaatttcacataaataaaccaataacatagtagagcaaaaaaaaaaaaatgaaagcaatAAAACATGGTATGTTCTATGAATAAATCCAGAATAATTAGGTCAAGTTTGTATTAATTGTATTCAATCTATTCTATTTGTATACTAGgcattgaaataaaaaaaaaaaaattgttcctCATTTGGGTATCGTAACCAAAAACTAGGATTAATTCCACTTGCATCCTTTTATTATACCTAAATTTTcactttagtccctaaactATAAAATTTGTTCTACATAAGCAAGATCTTTGAGGAAGTGAGCTGGATTTTTATTTATGTGGGTATACTTTAGGAGCTAAAGTATGACTAATTTTATACTtcaaagattaaaatggaacaTGTTTTAAACTTTAGTGACTAAAGTGGGGGAGGTACTATAGTTTAGGGATTTAAATGTCTTGCTTTGAAGTTTAAGGATCAAAATGAAAATTCAGTTATAATTAAAAGGTATAATGTCGAATTAACCTCCAAAAAATATTCATTATATCAAACACCGGAATTAGAATGTTCAAAAGTTCAATGGACAATttagaaatattattttaacaAAATACTATTTTAACACTTGACAGTCAACTTCATTGACTAACGTCAATGTCTAGTATACATTCCTCTGGTAGATAGGATTAACCTTTAATGTATTAATCACCTGTGCCATGTAAAAGTTGTATCATGTGCAGATTTAAAATAGTGGGATGCGGATTTAACCCCTCCCTATTCCATTctttatcacttttttttgtTTAGTGTAAGTGGGAATCCGAGATCTCTTATTTACCCGTACcatccaacccaaccctccccttTATCACTTGTTAAAATAGAACATATGACATTAAAATCACAACCATCTTGTCACTTGCCTACCAATTATTGATCATGAATTCATTAACCTAAAATGTGCCACGACTCACGAGTAGATATAAGATATAACCAACTTGCTGTCTTGTACGTCTTGTCAGAATAACGTGCCTTTGTGCACCCAATTTTCTAAAGACAGTCGAATAAGTTTTTTGATTCAGGTTAattctgttttttccttttatttgtcGCAAAAATGTTTTATGTCAAATTGTGTCTTTTAGTAACACCAAAGAGAAATGGTATAGTAGTCAATCCGCAACGCCTCCTATATATCAGCAATAGGTCCTAATATTCTTTCTATCAAGGGAGGTTTATGAGCTTTTCAAAAGTTTGGGGGAGGCAAGTGAAATAGTCATAAATCTCGTAAACTTAAttactcatttttttctctcctaTTTAACATGCCTGATTAAAGAGAATTAATAAGTGGTATGGATATTCGGGTTTTACCCATGTTCATATTCAACTCTTCactaaccaatttttttttcataatttctCTCTTTTAACAACTTAATCATTTTTAAtacattttaattatattttgttatgttttcctctctcttctaacaacctttatttttatttttttttataaattgacttaatttattttatccaTATAAATCATTTTTATTTGGTGTTATTTTGATTGTTACTTCATTTGAAGAAAAGAGATGATGAATCTTGAGGAATTATCAATGTAATTCAGGAATGTTATTGAAAGAAAAAGGGGGAAAGAGAGCAAATGAGATGGAGAACTGAATAAAAGTGGGATTTGTTGAAACTGAACGAAATTGATGTTACGTAAACAAACTACACGTAATTGTTTACAACTTACAAGCACTCCAAACATGACGACGATTGGATTTTCAAACGCTAAACTATAATCAGCTGGGCTCTGGGAGGTAGTTTCCTCTGCAGCTCCTTCGCACTTAGTAAAGCAGCTTCCCTGTTCCCTGGCATTGGACAGAGCTCTTCATTCCATGATGTTCGAGTATAACGAGGAATTCGGCGATCAACTATGATCTTCTCTAGTGAGATGGCAGTCTCGAGCAAATAATTGGCAAGTTGAACATCGGTCTTGATCCCAGCCCAACCAACAAATTCGATCACGTTGAGACACTTGTGACTGTATCTCCTTGCTTGCTCTTCCCACTCCTTCTCACACACTTCTAACATTCCTTGGTTTCTAAATACTTCTGGATTTGATAAGGTTTGGTGTCTTGTTGCCCAATCAATATCATACTTCAATGTCAACTTAATTAGTCCAGGAGATGCACCTATGATGGAGCTGAAGAAGAGAATACTTTCATCGGCAACTGCTACAAATTTCAATTCCAagtgcttaaggttgctgaatTCCGGAAAATTAGATGGAAAACCTACGCATCTTGCTGAACCCTGCACTCGAGATGTTAAAAGCAGAAGTTAATGGTTAAAAGCAAACCAGCACCAGCGAACAATTGAGGAAACAAAGACAAACAAGTAGCACATAAATAAAAATGCAGAAACTGCGTTAATCGATATTACCGTGAACCTCAGATCCAATTCCAGTTTCTCCAGCCGAGAGAGATACAAAGAACTTGGAGAATTGATGATGAACTTCTCACAGTATTGATTGCTAAAGGAAACTAAAGCGAGTTCTGGAACTTGTATTAGGCATATGTTTATCCTTGGCCCGGCGTATTTGAAAGATACAAGACTTGCAGCTGAAACCTCAACATTCTGCAACTTCCGGCAATATCCAATCTCCAAGTGCTTCAACTTGAGTGACTGACCCGAAACTCTGAAGTTTTGCAGAGAGGAAGAATTTTCCACCGTTAGTTGCTCGAGGAAGGGACATGTTGATAAGAAGTATGCAAGATCTTCTTCAGTTATCGAAACAGACTTCAAGCACAGGGCTGTTAGTCTGTCAAAACTCGGAAAATCAGAAGGTAAATCCAGCAACCAGGAGGGGAAAGTATAGAGACTATCAGAACAGGTATAACATCCGGCAGCTGCAGTCAGATCCACTTCAAGCCTTTGGACTCTTTTCACGATGGCAAAGTCGATCCATTTATCAACAGCAGTTGCATAAATAT carries:
- the LOC140013981 gene encoding F-box/LRR-repeat protein At3g26922-like, with product MAMKEAARTSILSRRWRNLWKIYGSHLDFDASETMRLMFAGVKERHVEAPKYRDWVNQVLDSHEVSSLERLRIAFDLGGSYIYATAVDKWIDFAIVKRVQRLEVDLTAAAGCYTCSDSLYTFPSWLLDLPSDFPSFDRLTALCLKSVSITEEDLAYFLSTCPFLEQLTVENSSSLQNFRVSGQSLKLKHLEIGYCRKLQNVEVSAASLVSFKYAGPRINICLIQVPELALVSFSNQYCEKFIINSPSSLYLSRLEKLELDLRFTGSARCVGFPSNFPEFSNLKHLELKFVAVADESILFFSSIIGASPGLIKLTLKYDIDWATRHQTLSNPEVFRNQGMLEVCEKEWEEQARRYSHKCLNVIEFVGWAGIKTDVQLANYLLETAISLEKIIVDRRIPRYTRTSWNEELCPMPGNREAALLSAKELQRKLPPRAQLIIV